In Xiphophorus couchianus chromosome 8, X_couchianus-1.0, whole genome shotgun sequence, the following proteins share a genomic window:
- the LOC114149809 gene encoding actin cytoskeleton-regulatory complex protein pan1-like yields MRLSQLVTSSSSLQVPPLPSRVGAGPVRGTERPPEPPRSCGSAGRTCWSPDLKVALLLVTLAGAVILLLLYRLLQLRHRLRLARARHTLEYNSFYHSATYRLQQPTACQEIPTKNGSLPAEPAPIQTITTITSIVAPPSLPLPPTPPAAPPPGLRPPSLPLILTTPPSPHLSWGACSDGDVYSRIGAFRPSRPSSLSSRSTVILFEHSAL; encoded by the exons ATGCGCCTCAGCCAGCTGGTCACCAGCAGCTCCTCCCTCCAGGTTCCTCCTCTGCCCAGCCGGGTCGGCGCCGGCCCAGTCAGAGGGACGGAGCGGCCCCCGGAGCCCCCGAGGAGCTGCGGCTCGGCCGGGAGGACCTGCTGGAGTCCGGACCTGAAGGTGGCGCTGCTGCTGGTGACGCTGGCCGGAGCCGtgatcctgctgctgctctacaggctgctgcagctgaggcACAG GCTCAGGCTGGCCCGGGCGCGACACACCTTGGAGTACAACAGCTTCTACCACAGCGCCACCTACAGGCTGCAGCAGCCCACCGCCTGTCAGGAGATCCCCACCAAGAACGGGTCTCTCCCTGCAGAACCGGCTCCCATCCAGACCATCACCACCATAACTTCCATCGTCGCTCCGCCTTCCCTCCCCCTGCCGCCGACCCCGCCTGCAGCGCCCCCGCCTGGGCTCCGGCCGCCGTCGCTGCCTCTGATCCTCACCACGCCGCCCAGCCCCCACCTGTCCTGGGGCGCGTGCTCGGACGGGGACGTTTACTCTCGGATCGGAGCCTTCCGGCCCTCCAGGCCGTCCAGCCTGTCCAGCAGATCCACCGTCATCCTGTTCGAACACTCGGCCCTCTGA